From Peromyscus maniculatus bairdii isolate BWxNUB_F1_BW_parent chromosome 8, HU_Pman_BW_mat_3.1, whole genome shotgun sequence, a single genomic window includes:
- the Tekt4 gene encoding tektin-4: MAETDVLLTKEPAPQSIQACQLPHKEYDVACNTGAYTSSGLATAGFRTAKYLMDEWFQNCYARYHQAFADRDYSERQRHESRQLAAETGALAQRTQQDSTGKVGERLEDMHCWKSELQREIDELSDETDLMLAQKLRLQRALDATSVLFSIATDNLQCRERRQQPDLVRDSVEVELLKETELIRNIQELLKRTIAQAVGQIRLNREHKETCEMAWSDKVEAYNIDETCARYNNESTEVQFHPHSSKFEESASTPETWARFTQDILLRAERERLASVNLRKLIDCILRDTAEDLRLQCDAVNMAFSRRCEELDDARHKLQYHLQKTLREITDQEHQVAALKQAIKDKEAPLRVAQTRLYQRSHRPNVELCRDAAQFRLLSEVEELTMSLNALKEKLQDAEQALRNLEDTRMSLEKDIAVKTNSLFIDRQKCMAHRNRYPTVLQLAGY, translated from the exons ATGGCAGAAACGGACGTGCTCCTGACCAAGGAGCCAGCCCCACAGTCAATACAGGCCTGCCAGCTGCCGCACAAAGAGTATGATGTGGCCTGCAATACCGGCGCCTACACATCCTCGGGCCTGGCCACCGCTGGCTTCCGCACAGCCAAATACCTGATGGACGAGTGGTTTCAGAACTGTTATGCCCGCTACCACCAGGCCTTTGCAGACCGGGACTACTCGGAGCGGCAGCGGCATGAGAGCAGGCAGCTGGCCGCCGAGACCGGGGCGCTGGCCCAGCGCACCCAGCAGGACTCCACAGGCAAGGTCGGAGAGCGCCTGGAGGACATGCACTGCTGGAAGTCAGAACTGCAGCGGGAGATAGACGAGCTGTCTGACGAGACCGACCTGATGCTGGCCCAGAAGCTGCGGCTGCAGCGTGCCTTGGATGCCACCTCTGTGCTCTTCTCCATCGCCACTGACAACCTCCAGTGTCGGGAGCGCCGCCAGCAGCCGGACCTCGTGCGGGACTCCGTGGAGGTGGAGCTGCTCAAG GAAACTGAGCTCATCAGGAACATCCAGGAACTCCTGAAGAGGACTATCGCACAAGCCGTGGGTCAGATACG GCTGAACCGGGAACATAAGGAGACCTGTGAGATGGCCTGGTCAGACAAAGTAGAGGCCTACAACATTGACGAGACCTGCGCTCGCTACAACAACGAGAGCACCGAGGTGCAATTCCACCCGCACTCCAGCAAGTTCGAGGAGAG TGCCTCCACTCCCGAGACGTGGGCCAGATTTACTCAGGATATCCTGCTTCGAGCCGAACGCGAGCGGCTAGCCTCGGTTAACCTTCGGAAGTTAATTGACTGCATCCTGCGGGATACGGCCGAGGACCTGAGGCTGCAGTGCGACGCAGTGAACATGGCCTTCTCACGCCGCTGCGAAGAGCTGGACGACGCCCGCCACAAACTGCAGTACCACCTGCAAAAG ACGCTGAGGGAGATCACGGACCAGGAGCACCAGGTGGCGGCCTTGAAGCAGGCCATCAAGGACAAGGAGGCCCCGCTGCGTGTGGCCCAGACCCGCCTGTACCAGCGGTCACACAGGCCCAATGTGGAGCTGTGCCGGGACGCCGCCCAGTTCAG GTTGCTGAGTGAGGTGGAGGAGCTGACCATGTCCCTCAACGCGCTGAAGGAGAAGCTTCAGGACGCGGAGCAGGCGCTTCGGAACCTGGAGGACACACGCATGAGTCTGGAGAAGGACATTGCCGTCAAGACCAACAGCCTCTTCATCGACCGCCAGAAGTGCATGGCCCACCGCAACCGCTACCCCACTGTCCTCCAGCTGGCTGGCTACTAG
- the Sstr5 gene encoding somatostatin receptor type 5 produces the protein MEPLFPASTPSWNASAASSGNRNWSLVGPVSSMGAPGILVPVLYLLVCTVGLGGNTLVIYVVLRHAKMKTVTNVYILNLAVADVLFMLGLPFLATQNAISYWPFGSFLCRLVMTLDGINQFTSIFCLMVMSVDRYLAVVHPLRSARWRRPRVAKLASAAVWVFSLLMSLPLLVFADVQEGWGTCNLSWPEPVQLWGAAFITYTSVLGFFGPLLVICLCYLLIVVKVKAAGVRVGSSRRRRSERKVTRMVVVVVLVFVGCWLPFFIVNIVNLAFTLPEEPVSAGLYFFVVVLSYANSCANPLLYGFLSDNFRQSFRKVLCLRRGYGMEDADVVEPQPDKSGRPQATLPTRSCEANGLMQTSRL, from the coding sequence ATGGAGCCCCTCTTTCCAGCTTCCACGCCCAGCTGGAATGCCTCGGCTGCTTCCAGTGGTAACCGTAACTGGTCCCTGGTGGGCCCAGTATCATCGATGGGAGCTCCGGGGATACTAGTGCCTGTGCTCTACTTACTGGTGTGCACGGTGGGGCTGGGGGGAAACACACTGGTCATCTATGTGGTGCTGCGGCATGCCAAGATGAAGACAGTTACGAACGTATACATCCTGAACCTGGCCGTGGCCGACGTATTGTTTATGTTGGGGCTTCCCTTCCTGGCTACACAGAACGCCATCTCCTACTGGCCCTTTGGCTCCTTCCTATGCCGCCTGGTCATGACGCTGGATGGCATCAACCAGTTCACCAGCATCTTCTGCCTGATGGTCATGAGTGTTGACCGCTACCTGGCTGTGGTCCACCCTCTCCGCTCAGCCCGGTGGCGTCGCCCACGGGTAGCCAAGCTGGCTAGCGCTGCTGTCTGGGTCTTCTCACTGCTCATGTCTCTGCCCCTCTTGGTCTTCGCAGATGTCCAGGAGGGCTGGGGCACCTGCAACCTGAGCTGGCCGGAGCCTGTGCAACTGTGGGGTGCAGCCTTCATCACCTACACGTCTGTGCTGGGCTTCTTTGGGCCCCTGCTGGTCATCTGTCTGTGCTACCTGCTCATTGTGGTGAAGGTGAAGGCCGCCGGTGTACGCGTGGGCTCCTCCCGGCGACGGCGCTCAGAGCGCAAGGTGACtcgtatggtggtggtggtggtgctggtgttcGTGGGCTGCTGGCTGCCTTTCTTCATTGTCAACATCGTCAACCTGGCCTTCACGCTGCCTGAGGAGCCCGTCTCCGCTGGCCTCTACTTCTTCGTGGTGGTCTTGTCTTACGCCAACAGCTGTGCCAACCCCCTGCTCTATGGCTTTCTCTCTGATAACTTCCGCCAGAGCTTCCGGAAGGTTCTGTGCCTGCGTAGAGGATACGGGATGGAGGATGCAGATGTCGTAGAACCACAGCCGGACAAGAGTGGGCGGCCGCAGGCCACACTGCCCACACGCAGCTGTGAGGCCAACGGACTCATGCAGACCAGCAGGCTTTGA